One region of Salvia miltiorrhiza cultivar Shanhuang (shh) chromosome 3, IMPLAD_Smil_shh, whole genome shotgun sequence genomic DNA includes:
- the LOC131014077 gene encoding uncharacterized protein LOC131014077, which translates to MIRRIPDQTKHLNRIIGFSDMDCILNLRMDRNTFGRLSNLLRVLGGLTDSRFVTVEEHVAMFLSVLAHHKKNRVVKFDFWRSGQTVSHYIHVVLKAILRLHVILMVKPTPVADDSTDGRWKWFKGCLGALDGTYINVMVSNTDKPRYRTRKGQISTNVLAICDQHMKFVYVLPGWEGSAADSRILRDAVSRVNGLKVPRGSYYLCDNGYANSEGFLTPYKGVRYHLKEWGPNVVRPQNREELFNLRHSRARNVIERAFGIMKMRWGVLRSTTYYPIKVQVRLIMACFVINNFIRSEMAVDPIEQAFDNLPNENEFLDGDHSEHIDTIEPSAEWTVHRDAIAQSMWQEYILQH; encoded by the exons ATGATTCGTAGAATTCCAGACCAAACTAAGCATTTGAATAGGATTATTGGTTTTAGTGATATGGACTGCATACTAAATCTTCGAATGGACCGGAATACATTTGGCCGACTGAGCAATTTATTGAGGGTTCTAGGGGGTCTCACCGACAGTAGGTTTGTGACCGTGGAGGAACATGTCGCGATGTTTCTTTCTGTCCTCGCACATCATAAAAAGAATAGAGTCGTTAAATTTGACTTTTGGAGGTCCGGTCAAACGGTTTCACATTACATACATGTCGTGTTAAAGGCAATTCTAAGGCTGCATGTTATTTTGATGGTCAAACCGACCCCAGTGGCTGATGATTCAACTGATGGAAGATGGAAATGGTTCAAG GGTTGTCTAGGTGCATTGGACGGAACGTATATCAACGTGATGGTGTCAAACACCGATAAACCGAGATACAGAACTCGAAAAGGGCAAATTTCAACTAATGTCCTAGCCATCTGTGACCAACACATGAAGTTTGTATATGTCTTGCCCGGGTGGGAGGGTTCTGCAGCTGATTCTCGGATTCTTCGTGATGCTGTTAGCCGAGTTAATGGGCTGAAAGTGCCGAGGG GTTCGTATTATTTGTGCGATAATGGATACGCCAACTCTGAAGGTTTCCTAACACCATACAAAGGTGTTAGGTACCACCTTAAGGAATGGGGACCTAATGTTGTTCGTCCACAAAATAGGGAGGAATTGTTCAATCTTCGTCATTCTCGTGCACGTAATGTGATAGAACGTGCTTTTGGGATAATGAAGATGAGGTGGGGGGTTTTACGTAGCACCACCTATTACCCTATTAAGGTTCAGGTCAGACTCATAATGGCATGTTTTGTAATAAACAACTTCATAAGATCAGAAATGGCAGTTGATCCAATCGAGCAAGCCTTCGACAATTTGCCCAATGAAAACGAATTCTTAGATGGTGATCACAGTGAACACATTGATACCATTGAACCTAGTGCTGAATGGACAGTACATAGGGATGCTATTGCACAGAGTATGTGGCAGGAATATATATTGCAACACTGA
- the LOC131018664 gene encoding uncharacterized protein LOC131018664, whose translation MNSEQQESSEAVSARVNKTDKTRRTWAIKEEETLLSSLKELVAQGWKSDNGFRGGYLHKLEEAMRRVYPGTDLKGVPHINSKLSAWKKNYNSLLGILRVTGAGFNVHGNHMVDVTDEQWADIMKKDVNARGMRYKSWPMLDAWKEVFGKNRATGDNAEDLMDVVTDMYRSGNAALNTPAGSYHVNVEDVLENDVVEESARQCIQSEGTTSGAKKKRKQRDESASLMEFMGEISRNTAQRLEMLANRTGYEFDLAQARKAVFEQVMLIPGLSLEETFDVTELLAYKVERLEIFMGLPTNARIAYAMRLLQGKSK comes from the exons ATGAATTCGGAGCAACAAG AGAGCAGTGAGGCGGTCTCTGCCCGTGTCAACAAAACAGATAAGACTCGCCGGACTTGGGCTATCAAAGAAGAGGAGACTCTCCTTAGCTCGTTGAAGGAATTAGTTGCTCAAGGCTGGAAGTCAGATAACGGCTTCAGAGGAGGTTATCTTCATAAGCTCGAGGAAGCGATGAGGCGCGTGTACCCAGGCACAGACTTGAAAGGAGTTCCACACATCAATTCAAAGTTATCTGCCTGGAAGAAAAACTACAACAGCCTTTTGGGAATTTTACGAGTCACCGGTGCTGGGTTCAACGTGCATGGAAACCACATGGTAGATGTTACTGACGAGCAGTGGGCGGACATCATGAAG AAAGATGTGAACGCGAGGGGAATGAGGTACAAGTCGTGGCCTATGCTTGATGCATGGAAAGAAGTGTTTGGTAAGAACCGTGCGACTGGTGACAATGCGGAGGACCTTATGGACGTTGTGACTGATATGTATCGCAGCGGGAATGCGGCGCTGAACACTCCTGCAGGGAGTTACCACGTTAACGTTGAAGATGTGCTGGAAAACGACGTTGTTGAGGAGAGCGCCCGTCAGTGCATTCAAAGCGAAGGGACTACTAGCGGTGCTAAGAAGAAGCGCAAACAGAGGGACGAATCAGCTAGTCTAATGGAGTTTATGGGGGAGATCAGCCGGAACACTGCGCAGAGGCTGGAGATGTTGGCAAATCGTACCGGTTATGAGTTTGATCTCGCACAAGCAAGGAAGGCTGTATTTGAACAGGTCATGCTCATCCCGGGTCTCTCTCTCGAGGAGACATTTGACGTGACCGAGCTCCTCGCTTATAAGGTGGAGCGATTGGAGATATTCATGGGCCTGCCAACCAATGCTCGCATTGCCTATGCGATGCGACTCTTGCAAGGGAAGAGTAAATGA